The Selenomonadales bacterium region TGTACTTCCTGATCACCACGGCGGGAACGGACAACCAGAGCATCTGCTACGAGACGCACCAGAAGGCCAAAGATATCCTCGAAGGCAGGAAGCGCGACCCCACCTTCTATCCCGTGATCTACGGGGCGAAGGAGGACGACGACTGGACTGACCCCAAGGTGTGGAAGAAAGTGAACCCAAGTTTAGGCATTACGGTGGGCATCGACAAAGTGAGGGCGGCTTGTGAAAGCGCGAAACAGAACCCCGCCGAGGAGAACAGCTTCCGGCAGCTGCGCCTGAATCAATGGGTCAAACAGGCCGTCCGCTGGATGCCGATGGCGAAGTGGGACGCCTGCGCCTTCCCGGTGGATGGGGCAAGCCTCGAGGGGCGGGTCTGCTACGGCGGGCTTGACCTCTCCTCCACTACCGACATTACCGCCTTTGTGCTGGTGTTCCCGCCGGAAGATGAGGACGACAAATACAGCGTCCTCCCCTTCTTCTGGATGCCGGAGAACAATATCGGCCTGCGGGTGCGGCGAGACCATGTGCAGTACGACCTCTGGGAGAAGCAGGGATATTTGCTGACCACCGAGGGGAACGTGGTGCATTACGGCTTCATTGAGCGCTTCATTGAAAACTTAGGCGAAAAGTATAACATCCGCGAAATCGCCTTTGACCGCTGGGGCGCGGTGCAGATGGTACAGAACCTTGAGGGGCTGGGCTTTACCGTCGTCCCCTTCGGGCAGGGCTTTAAAGACATGAGTCCGCCCACCAAGGAGCTGATGAAGCTGACGCTGGAGGAAAGAATCGCCCACGGCGGGCATCCGGTGCTGCGCTGGATGATGGACAATATCTTCATTCGCACGGATCCCGCCGGCAACATCAAACCGGACAAAGAAAAATCCACGGAACGAATCGACGGCGCGGTGGCGACCATTATGGCGCTCGACCGCGCCCTGCGCTGCGGCTCCGGCGATGGCGGCGCTTCAGTCTATGATGAGAGGGGGTTACTGATCCTATGAGCATATTCTCCCGGCTGTTCCGCACGCGGGATAGGCCGCAAAACCGCGTGGGCAGCGGGTTCTCCTTCCTGTTCGGCGGTACCGCCAGCGGCAAGATGGTCAACGAGCGGACAGCCATGCAGGCCACGGCGGTGTATGCCTGCGTGCGCATACTGGCCGAAGCTATAGCCGGGCTGCCGCTGCGCGTATACCGCTACAAAGCCGATGGCGGCAAGGAGAAAGCGGTGGGGCACCGGCTGTACTACCTCCTCCATAGCGAACCAAACCCGGAGATGACTTCATTTGTGTTCAGGGAAACGCTGATGAGCCATCTTCTGCTTTGGGGCAACGCCTACGCGCAGGTGATCCGGGACGGGCGCGGCCAGATAATGGCCCTCTACCCCCTGCTGCCGAACAAGATGGATGTGGCGCGAGCCGCAAACGGCGAACTGACCTATACCTACCGCCGCGACGCCGAGGAAAGCCGGATTAACCCTGACAGCGGGACGGTGACGCTGCGTCGGGACGAGGTCTTGCATATCCCCGGCCTTGGCTTTGACGGGCTGATCGGCTACTCGCCCATCGCCATTGCCAAGAACGCCATCGGCATGGCCATGGCCACGGAGGAATACGGCGCTTCCTTCTTCGCCAACGGAGCCAATCCGGGCGGCGTGCTGGAGCATCCGGGCGTCGTCAAAGACCCCAAAAGGGTGCGGGAAAGCTGGAATGCGGTCTATCAAGGCAGCGGCAACGCCCACCGCATCGCCGTGCTGGAAGAGGGCATGAAATTCCAGGCCATCGGCATCCCGCCGGAACAAGCGCAGTTTCTGGAGACACGCAAATTCCAGATCAACGAGATCGCCCGCATTTTCCGCATACCTCCGCACATGGTCGGCGACCTTGAGAAGTCCAGCTTTTCCAACATCGAGCAGCAGTCGCTGGAATTCGTCAAGTACACCCTCGACCCGTGGGTGGTGCGCTGGGAGCAGGCTTTGCAGCAGTCCCTCCTCCTGCCTTCGGAAAAGCCCCGCTACTTTGTGCGGTTCAATGTGGACGGGCTGCTGCGGGGCGACTACCAAAGCAGGATGGCCGGTTACGCCACGGGACGACAGAACGGCTGGCTGTCGGCGAACGACATCCGCGAACTTGAGGATATGAACTGCATCCCCGCCGAGGAGGGCGGGGACTTGTATCTGGTCAACGGCAATATGACGAAGCTGGCTGAGGCGGGCGTCTTTGCCAACCATCAACCGAAGGAGGTCAGCACATGAGGAAATTCTGGAACTGGGTGCGCAATTCGGACGAAGAGCGCACCCTCTATCTTAACGGCCCCATTGCGCAAGAAACATGGTGGGGCGACGAGGTGACGCCCACTTTGTTTAAAGGCGAGCTGCTGGCGGGCGCGGGCGACATCACGGTGTGGATTAACTCTCCCGGCGGCGATATTTTCGCGGCGGCGCAGATTTACAACATGCTCATGGACTATGCCGGGCAGGTCACCGTCAAGATTGACGGCCTCGCCGCCAGCGCCG contains the following coding sequences:
- a CDS encoding terminase large subunit, which produces MRKLKKYRPTSFMAEGSYYDKAAADYAVSFIEALSHTKGAWAGKPFELIDWQEQIVRDIFGILKPNGCRQFNTAYVEIPKKQGKSELAAAIALLLTCGDGEERAEVYGCAADRQQASIVFEVAADMVRMCPALSRRVKLLASTKRLVYLPTNSFYQVLSAEAYSKHGFNIHGVVFDELHTQPNRKLFDVMTRGSGDARRQPLYFLITTAGTDNQSICYETHQKAKDILEGRKRDPTFYPVIYGAKEDDDWTDPKVWKKVNPSLGITVGIDKVRAACESAKQNPAEENSFRQLRLNQWVKQAVRWMPMAKWDACAFPVDGASLEGRVCYGGLDLSSTTDITAFVLVFPPEDEDDKYSVLPFFWMPENNIGLRVRRDHVQYDLWEKQGYLLTTEGNVVHYGFIERFIENLGEKYNIREIAFDRWGAVQMVQNLEGLGFTVVPFGQGFKDMSPPTKELMKLTLEERIAHGGHPVLRWMMDNIFIRTDPAGNIKPDKEKSTERIDGAVATIMALDRALRCGSGDGGASVYDERGLLIL
- a CDS encoding phage portal protein yields the protein MSIFSRLFRTRDRPQNRVGSGFSFLFGGTASGKMVNERTAMQATAVYACVRILAEAIAGLPLRVYRYKADGGKEKAVGHRLYYLLHSEPNPEMTSFVFRETLMSHLLLWGNAYAQVIRDGRGQIMALYPLLPNKMDVARAANGELTYTYRRDAEESRINPDSGTVTLRRDEVLHIPGLGFDGLIGYSPIAIAKNAIGMAMATEEYGASFFANGANPGGVLEHPGVVKDPKRVRESWNAVYQGSGNAHRIAVLEEGMKFQAIGIPPEQAQFLETRKFQINEIARIFRIPPHMVGDLEKSSFSNIEQQSLEFVKYTLDPWVVRWEQALQQSLLLPSEKPRYFVRFNVDGLLRGDYQSRMAGYATGRQNGWLSANDIRELEDMNCIPAEEGGDLYLVNGNMTKLAEAGVFANHQPKEVST